GTAGTCGTATGTTACGCCAGCATAGTAATGAGCATCTACTGCTGCCTTATCATATTCTTGATTAAATTGATTGTCGGCATCTGTCCAAAAGCTTCCTGGTATTATTTGACGATTTTTCCCGTCATAGGTTTCAATACCTTGACCTCTTGTTGTGTCATATAAATAATAGTCCCCGCCAGATAGGAAAGTGGTTAAGGATTTAGTATCTCCGAGTACGCCTGTCCCAGTACCAGTTGTTACTTCACCAGAAGTTGGAGGTCCAGAACCCGGCTTTGCATTATGAAACTCATTGATTTTCGAAAGAATTGTGCCATTATGTGCGTCAATGACATAACTCCAATTCCCAGGCTTAGGGTTAATGAAGTTAAGCTTGACTTCATACGCATATGTAGCTTCGCCATTATCTGCGAAAATCACTTCTTTAGAAGATGGAGTCAATTCATATTCAGGGGTAAAACCTAAATCCCCTTGTGCAATTTTCATCGCTTGATTACTTGAGAGTGCCTTTCCTTTTTGCAATCCTTGCTTTTGATCAAGATCAGGAACGACAGACCCTGAAATGGCTGTTAGAATTCCATCTTTGGATATGACGGCAGATTGCGTAGACCCATAGACTGGAATGCCTTTATATTGTTGGTGAAGTCGTAGTACCGTAAATCCTAAATGATCGACTTCTTCAGAAGTAATCTTAAAGTTTTTGTTCGCTTGACTTGAAAACTTGTAAGTCATTTTGTTTTCATTCAAGTAATTCATAAGCGTTTCTTTTGCCTTTTCCTTCGTACCTACTGCTAGTTTCCCAGATATAAAATTCGGTGTACCGAACTCTTTGTTTTTCTTAATGAGTAAGTCTTCGTCTTGTGCAAATCCTAGATTTGAGAAACTACTTCCAACTAATCCTAAAGATAATCCTAAAGCTACAAATCCTTTTTTCAAAATGAAACCTCCCCAATAAATTTAACTAGAGTCGTCAAAACTCAAGTAGACATAGCTTAACTCATTTTTAGAATAGTTTGAATACTAAAACAATTAAACGCCACTCGATACCTAGTTATTCGATAAAAAAGAGTCGTTAAATAGGAAATAAGGCGGGATTAAGAGGGAGGTTAATACGAAGGATGTAGAATAATCTCAGTACAGATCGAATTCAATGTCATAAAAAATAGGAGTGACCTCGATTCGCTCAAGGTCACTCCATATTCAATATGGTAATTAAATTAGATAGCCCAGTTTCCGTCTTTAAAGAGTTGTACTTTTTCCCCTTCTTGCGTTTCTGCAACGATGTCTAGATCGGCAGAACCGATCATGAAGTCCGTGTGTCCTCGACTTTGGTTTACGCCAATTTCCTCAAGCTCTTCTTTCTGAAGGTGGCCAACCTCTTTTACAGACATTGTAATAGATGTTCCGATTGCCAAGTGACAGGCTGCATTTTCATCATATAATGTATTGTTGAAGATAATTCCTGAGTTTGAAATAGGTGAGTCATAAGGTACGAGTGCCACTTCACCTAAATACTTCATTCCATCATCAATATTCAACAATTGCTCAAGTGTTTCGTATCCTTTTTCAGCTGAAAAATCGACAACTTTTCCATCTTTAAACGTTAAACTGAAGTTATCAATTAAATTACCCATTGCTGAGAGTGGCTTTTTACTAGCAACCGTACCATTGACACCATTTTTGAGTGGTGTTGTAAATACCTCTTCTGTTGGAAGATTCGGTATGTAGGATGTGTCGATTGTTGAATTATGTCCGCCACCGATCCATAGGTGATCTGGGTGAAGATCGATACTTAAATCTGTACCTTCAGATTTATAGTGGAGCGTTTTAAATTGCTTTTCGTTTAAGTAATTCACTTTTTCAGTCAATGTATTCGTATGTTCTTCCCAAGCTGCAACGGGATCTTCTTGGTCAATTCGCACGGTTTTGAAGATTGCTTCCCATAGAGCGTCAATGGCTTCTTGTTCACTCAATTCAGGGAACACGCTCTTAGCCCAGCCAGAAGTAGGAACCCCAGCAATCGCCCAGTGCATATCACCGTTTAATTGTGCTTTAGAAAATGCTTGAAGCTTTTCTCCTTTATCCTTTTGGACCCACATTAAACGCTCAGGAGCAACACCGCTAAACGCATTAGGGTCATCTCCCGTGATATTCAGCATCGCATCGTTATGTTCTGCTAAACTATTTAACTTGTCAACGTCCCAAGGTTGAAGATTATCTTTCAACGTTTCCTCAGATGCACCTTCTAAATGTAAACGTGAGGTTGCACTATCATTCCAGTTGACAAACACGTGCTTACATCCGTTATCGTACGCATGCTTAGTCACCTTACGTGTGAAGTCTTTCGCTTCAATTGGAGAAAGGATCAGCAAACGTTGTCCTTCCTGGATATTCAATCCGATTTTTACAACTAGTTCAGCATATTGATCTAACTTTTGTTCAAATGTTTTCATCATAACCCCTCCTAAGGAAAATATTATCATAGATTAGAGTAAGGTGTTAGAATTGCCTCCCTTAAATTTTAGGATTATCCAAAATATAACAACATTTAATGATATAATGTGTTTCGGAATATAAAAAATAAAGTGGGTCAAGGTGTGGTGGAATGCGTGTTCTCTTAAAAATGA
This Pseudalkalibacillus berkeleyi DNA region includes the following protein-coding sequences:
- a CDS encoding aminopeptidase, translating into MKTFEQKLDQYAELVVKIGLNIQEGQRLLILSPIEAKDFTRKVTKHAYDNGCKHVFVNWNDSATSRLHLEGASEETLKDNLQPWDVDKLNSLAEHNDAMLNITGDDPNAFSGVAPERLMWVQKDKGEKLQAFSKAQLNGDMHWAIAGVPTSGWAKSVFPELSEQEAIDALWEAIFKTVRIDQEDPVAAWEEHTNTLTEKVNYLNEKQFKTLHYKSEGTDLSIDLHPDHLWIGGGHNSTIDTSYIPNLPTEEVFTTPLKNGVNGTVASKKPLSAMGNLIDNFSLTFKDGKVVDFSAEKGYETLEQLLNIDDGMKYLGEVALVPYDSPISNSGIIFNNTLYDENAACHLAIGTSITMSVKEVGHLQKEELEEIGVNQSRGHTDFMIGSADLDIVAETQEGEKVQLFKDGNWAI
- a CDS encoding M4 family metallopeptidase, encoding MKKGFVALGLSLGLVGSSFSNLGFAQDEDLLIKKNKEFGTPNFISGKLAVGTKEKAKETLMNYLNENKMTYKFSSQANKNFKITSEEVDHLGFTVLRLHQQYKGIPVYGSTQSAVISKDGILTAISGSVVPDLDQKQGLQKGKALSSNQAMKIAQGDLGFTPEYELTPSSKEVIFADNGEATYAYEVKLNFINPKPGNWSYVIDAHNGTILSKINEFHNAKPGSGPPTSGEVTTGTGTGVLGDTKSLTTFLSGGDYYLYDTTRGQGIETYDGKNRQIIPGSFWTDADNQFNQEYDKAAVDAHYYAGVTYDYYKDVFNRDSYDNNGAKLVSTVHYGRDYNNAGWTGSQMVYGDGDGSTFTYLSGSLDVIGHELTHAVTDSTADLIYQNESGALNEAMSDVFGTLVEFHANNDPDWLMGEDIYTPGISGDALRSMADPTTSGDPDHYSDRYTGTADNGGVHTNSGIINKAAYLLSEGGTHYGVNVSGVGKDKMGDIFYRALTTYYTASTNFSQARAGTIQAATDLYGASSAEVQSVKDAFTSVGVN